From the genome of Spinacia oleracea cultivar Varoflay chromosome 2, BTI_SOV_V1, whole genome shotgun sequence, one region includes:
- the LOC110795814 gene encoding gibberellin 20 oxidase 1-D yields MMQPLLTIPPPLPTTSLFDTSFLKHEDNIPSQFIWPDDEKPCSETPPELEVPPIDLGGFLSGDPVAVSKATTLANEACKKHGFFLIVNHDIDFELLAKAHEAMDYFFSQPFSQKQKALRKQGDHCGYASSFLGRFATKLPWKETLSFRYYDDDDDKSSKMVQNYISNLMGTDFQEFGRVYQEYCKAMSKLSLGIMELLGMSLGVGRNYFREFFKGNDSIIRLNYYPPCQKPELTLGTGPHCDPTSLTILHQDHVGGLEVFVDQKWYSIRPNQKAFVVNIGDTFMALSNGKYKSCLHRAVVNSKTPRKSVAFFLCPRGNKVIRPPIELGHPRVYPDFTWPLLLEFTQKHYRADTKTLDSFTKWLQKRSTEDERVK; encoded by the exons ATGATGCAACCACTTCTTACCATTCCACCACCACTTCCAACAACCTCATTGTTTGATACATCATTTCTTAAACATGAAGATAACATACCAAGCCAATTTATATGGCCAGATGATGAAAAACCATGCTCGGAAACGCCTCCAGAGCTCGAGGTACCTCCCATTGATCTAGGGGGGTTCCTCTCAGGAGACCCAGTTGCAGTGTCAAAGGCAACTACACTTGCCAATGAAGCATGCAAGAAGCATGGGTTCTTCTTGATTGTCAACCATGATATCGATTTCGAGCTCTTAGCTAAAGCTCATGAAGCTATGGATTACTTTTTTAGTCAGCCGTTTTCCCAAAAACAAAAAGCTCTCAGGAAACAAGGTGATCATTGTGGCTATGCTAGTAGCTTTCTTGGAAGATTTGCCACAAAACTTCCTTGGAAAGAGACTCTTTCCTTTCGatattatgatgatgatgatgataagtCCTCAAAAATGGTACAAAACTACATCTCCAACTTAATGGGGACTGACTTTCAAGAATTTGG GAGGGTGTACCAAGAATATTGTAAGGCTATGAGCAAGTTGTCCCTTGGTATCATGGAGCTTTTGGGAATGAGCCTAGGAGTTGGAAGAAACTATTTCAGGGAATTTTTCAAAGGGAATGACTCAATAATCAGACTAAACTACTACCCGCCTTGCCAAAAACCCGAATTAACTCTTGGGACGGGGCCTCACTGTGATCCCACGTCGCTGACGATTCTTCATCAAGATCATGTTGGTGGCCTTGAAGTCTTCGTCGACCAAAAATggtactccatccgtcccaacCAGAAAGCATTTGTCGTCAACATTGGAGATACCTTCATG GCTTTGTCAAATGGGAAATACAAGAGTTGCTTGCACAGGGCAGTGGTGAATAGCAAAACTCCTAGAAAATCAGTGGCTTTCTTTCTGTGTCCAAGGGGAAACAAAGTGATTCGTCCACCAATTGAGTTAGGGCATCCAAGGGTATACCCGGATTTTACATGGCCGCTTCTTTTGGAGTTTACACAGAAACATTATAGGGCCGACACAAAAACTCTAGATTCTTTTACAAAGTGGCTTCAAAAGAGATCAACTGAAGACGAGCGAGTAAAGTAA